One segment of Macrotis lagotis isolate mMagLag1 chromosome 1, bilby.v1.9.chrom.fasta, whole genome shotgun sequence DNA contains the following:
- the LOC141511548 gene encoding vomeronasal type-1 receptor 1-like, giving the protein MKANDIILGIVFSSQTTLGILGNSFLACLFIIMLLTGNRLRPIDTIFAQLASFNSLLLLSNGLPQTMATLGLNNFFNANGCIILFYIHRVSRGLSLSSTCLLSGFQAITICPKGSWWAEVKARAPKYIMPISCLSCITHLLLNIIVFVKFKNHQAPRNSSTLPDFGYCSSLKDTNIADVRFGVVVSLRDALLVSLMVFASGYMILFLHQHHKQHQHLYVTNLSPRPSPLNRATQSVLLLVSTFVCFYALNSILISYMYLRKRKLWLMQCSTFLSIGFPTFSPFVLISSDSQFLKYCHRLWGKNAPHL; this is encoded by the coding sequence ATGAAGGCAAATGACATCATACTGGGTATTGTCTTCTCCTCTCAGACAACACTTGGGATTCTGGGGAACTCCTTCCTGGCTTGTCTCTTCATCATTATGCTCCTCACTGGAAATAGACTGAGACCCATAGACACCATTTTTGCCCAACTGGCTTCCTTCAACTCCTTGTTGCTTCTCTCCAATGGCCTCCCTCAGACAATGGCAACTTTGGGCTTGAATAATTTCTTCAATGCCAATGGCTGCATAATCCTCTTCTACATTCACAGAGTATCTCGGGGGCTTTCCCTCAGCAGCACCTGCCTCCTGAGTGGATTTCAAGCCATCACCATCTGTCCCAAAGGCTCCTGGTGGGCAGAGGTGAAGGCCAGAGCCCCTAAGTACATTATGCCCATCTCGTGCCTCTCTTGCATCACCCATTTGCTACTCAATATCATTGTTTTTGTGAAGTTTAAAAACCACCAGGCCCCCAGGAATAGTTCAACATTACCTGACTTTGGATACTGTTCTAGTTTAAAAGACACTAACATAGCTGATGTACGTTTTGGAGTTGTAGTCTCCCTCCGGGATGCTCTATTGGTGAGCCTCATGGTCTTTGCCAGTGGCTACATGATACTGTTTCTGCATCAACACCACAAGCAACACCAGCACCTGTATGTGACTAATCTTTCCCCCAGACCCTCCCCTCTGAACCGGGCCACCCAGTCTGTCCTGCTGCTGGTGAGCACCTTTGTCTGCTTTTATGCACTTAATTCCATTTTGATCTCATACATGTATCTCAGAAAGCGAAAACTTTGGTTAATGCAGTGCTCTACCTTCCTTAGTATTGGATTCCCCACTTTTAGTCCATTTGTGCTGATTAGTAGTGACTCACAGTTTCTCAAATATTGCCATCGCCTTTGGGGGAAGAATGCCCCACATCTTTAG